In Pelagicoccus sp. SDUM812003, the genomic stretch CGGGTCGACCGGAACGCCAGGGCCGGCTCGCCCCAGCGCGTCGCCACCACGTCGGCCAGGCCGTCGCCGTCGAAGTCGCCGCTCACCACGCTGGCGCTGTCGCCGGGCAGGACCAGACCGCTCTCCGAGGCCGGAAGCGCGGCGAAGCCGCCGGAGCCGTCGCCGAGCAGAACCTGCCCAAGACCACCGTCGAACGAGCCGATCACAGGATCCACCTCGTGGAGGTTCTGCGAGGCCGCCAGATCAAGCTTCCCGTCGCCGTCGAAGTCGGCCGACGCAAAAGAGCGCAGCGGGGAGGCCTGCGCCAGACGAGGGAACGCCACGAAGCGGTAGCCGCCCGGGCCGCTGAGAAGGGCCCCGCTGCGAAGCTCCGTCAGCTCGAAGCGGCGCGCCGAGGACAGTGCGCCCTCCCCGAAGGCCTCCTCCAGGCTCGCCGCGGCGAAGGCGTCGTTGCCGCGGAAGCGACGCAGCAGCGAGGGGATCGAATCGCCGAGCTCCTTGCGCGAGCGCAGCGGAACCAGACGGCCGCCGGACTGGCGAGCCTCCACCAGCTGGCCCGGGCCGCGACCGCCGAAGTCGCCGAAGTACGCCACCGCGGGCTCGGAGGTCGAAGCCCGGTAGGGCGTGTTCAGCCCAACGTTGCCCAGCGCGTAGTCGGCGCGCCCGTCGCCGTTGAAGTCGCCGCTCGCAAGGGACTGCCACCAGCCGGAGCCGGCGGAGCCGAAGCCCAGAGCGGCGCCGACCTCCTCGAAGACAGAGCCCGGACGCGGCGACAGGCACAGCGCAGCCCCCCACTCCGAGACCACGATCAGCTCGGGAAGACCGTCGCCGTCGGCGTCGCTCCAGAGCGAGGCCGAGACGCAGCCCAGCTCCCCGCCGTCGGGAAGAAGCGAGCTGGCGTCCTCGAAGCCCGAGCCGGTCCCGCGCAGCAGCAGGCTGCGCCCGGGCAGCGGGTAGCTCCCCAGAGGCGAGCGCGCG encodes the following:
- a CDS encoding FG-GAP-like repeat-containing protein; translation: ESNLAFRNLGDLRFERVERDWGLDEVGVSFGAGFGDFDGDGDLDLVYSNYAAAPTVLRNDAAGGARVVLELRGRSSNRYGVGARVRLRSASGLQTRQLTLARGYLSGSEPSLHFGLGVDERVDRLEILWPSGLVQAFEGLAANRRYVATEPEGSGGGGAALAAAPAEPLFEPLAGLSLDPVPARAPLRRDQPLAPVSHRRRGPAAASGDLDGDGLSDLVVGSSGGDAARALLSGRSYRAQDLPGGPSGAPDGALALSDLDGDGDLDLALASGSGSGPAARVLLNDSGVFSESGWELPAAAGSGYASASAGDFDGDGLADLFLGARSPLGSYPLPGRSLLLRGTGSGFEDASSLLPDGGELGCVSASLWSDADGDGLPELIVVSEWGAALCLSPRPGSVFEEVGAALGFGSAGSGWWQSLASGDFNGDGRADYALGNVGLNTPYRASTSEPAVAYFGDFGGRGPGQLVEARQSGGRLVPLRSRKELGDSIPSLLRRFRGNDAFAAASLEEAFGEGALSSARRFELTELRSGALLSGPGGYRFVAFPRLAQASPLRSFASADFDGDGKLDLAASQNLHEVDPVIGSFDGGLGQVLLGDGSGGFAALPASESGLVLPGDSASVVSGDFDGDGLADVVATRWGEPALAFRSTR